One segment of Humidesulfovibrio mexicanus DNA contains the following:
- the rfbD gene encoding dTDP-4-dehydrorhamnose reductase, producing MSLPRIAIVFGGKNGLLGRALVAALTAAGVETIPVAASDVDYFDADALDEFLDRYDTVEDGQEDDDGSGLCLVNAVAYTQVDQAEDQAEEAYRLNAAFPALLGVLAEERGHRLLHFSTDFVFDGAKGAPYLPNDATNPLSVYGASKLAGEEALLALDIAGLLILRTAWLFGPGKNNFVKRMLELGSQRGELSVVDDQFGSPSYTPDLAALSVALVRAGAAGVLHAANSGRASWHELASAAVTLAERPCVVKPIPTSGYPTKAKRPPCSVLDLSDTVRLAGYSPRPWQEALAEYVPLALAELAAQAG from the coding sequence ATGAGCCTGCCGCGCATCGCCATTGTCTTCGGCGGCAAAAACGGCCTGTTGGGACGTGCGCTGGTCGCAGCCCTCACGGCGGCTGGCGTGGAGACCATCCCCGTGGCCGCCAGCGATGTCGACTACTTCGACGCCGACGCCCTGGACGAATTCCTGGACCGTTACGACACCGTCGAGGACGGCCAGGAAGACGACGACGGCTCCGGCCTCTGCCTGGTGAACGCCGTGGCCTACACGCAAGTGGACCAGGCCGAGGACCAGGCTGAAGAGGCGTACAGACTGAACGCAGCCTTCCCGGCCCTGCTTGGCGTCCTGGCCGAGGAACGCGGCCACCGGCTGCTGCACTTCTCCACGGATTTCGTTTTTGACGGGGCAAAGGGCGCGCCCTACCTGCCCAACGACGCCACGAATCCGCTTTCGGTTTACGGAGCGTCCAAGCTGGCCGGGGAAGAGGCCCTCCTCGCCCTGGACATTGCAGGACTGCTCATCCTGCGCACGGCATGGCTCTTCGGGCCTGGAAAAAACAACTTCGTCAAGCGGATGCTGGAGCTTGGCTCGCAGCGTGGGGAGTTATCCGTGGTGGACGACCAGTTCGGTTCGCCCAGCTACACCCCGGACCTTGCCGCCCTCAGCGTGGCGCTGGTGCGGGCCGGGGCGGCGGGCGTGCTGCACGCGGCGAACTCCGGCCGGGCCAGTTGGCACGAACTGGCCTCCGCCGCCGTGACGCTTGCCGAACGGCCCTGCGTGGTGAAGCCCATCCCCACCAGCGGCTACCCCACCAAGGCCAAGCGCCCTCCCTGCTCCGTGCTGGACCTTTCGGATACGGTCCGGCTGGCGGGCTATTCCCCACGGCCCTGGCAAGAGGCCCTGGCCGAATACGTCCCCCTGGCCCTGGCGGAACTGGCCGCCCAGGCGGGCTGA